Below is a genomic region from Prunus persica cultivar Lovell chromosome G3, Prunus_persica_NCBIv2, whole genome shotgun sequence.
TCTGCTCTTCACAGATCTGGGTGTACTAACTCCGTCAGTGGTCAGCGATGAGCTTATTCAGCTATACTTGTAACCATTCATGAATGTGGATATTTTCCCAGATAAAGCCTCTTCTTAACTCGTTCCCCCCAACCTAAAAATATGATAGTCTTCATGTGAAGGGgaagaattttgtttttaaggcACGAATGGCGAAGGGTCAATTTTGTTACATTTGTACCATTAAATGCGAATATACCTTGGCATGCATGTATGCAATTCTGGTTTTGTTGTGTCCTCCGTTTAACATATCGTATGCCATTTACTTTTGCTCAAACATATATTCTGATTTGGATTTGGCCTCTTCTTCAGAATtagtaaaaaaggaaaaaagaagaagaattattGTCCTTTTAATTGTAGAGGGAGGAAGGATAGAGTTGAGAGATGCAAAGAATAATGGGTCTAAATCAAAGGCAATTTTAAATGGtttttagattttattttatctgtTGCTTTCTCACatctatttcttccttgaattGAGAGAAAACAGGGAAAAAGACGAACTTAATCAAAGAGAGATCAAACATGATACGTACATTACCTATTTTGTTGGATTGTTGTATTGCTTGCTGCTCTTGAAAGGCAAgcgaaaagagagagaaacattaTTTCGTTTCAGAAACAACATGGGGGACAGCCCTCGAAGGATGACCTAAATTATAAAAGGTGCCGATAGTTGAAATACCATTGTTTGGTAACCCTAAAAATAAGTGtccactttttatttatttatttattttcaatgagGACATTCTTAATATAGAAAAACCCTACACCGTATGGTTAATTTAAAGTTTGTGCTTGTTGTTGAGGTTGGGGAGGAGCTTCTCCCTCAGCTCTGCAACATCAACGTCCTCAAAGTGGCTCTCTGGAATCCAGTTCCCTGTCTTCGGGTCTCTCATCCAAAACACTTGATTCATCTGCGGACTATCATGATTATTTGCTACATTATCATTAACACTACTGCCCGATTCAGTTGTGGCAGTCCTCCTCATTGTCGTCGCTGCCTTTTGCACTGATCTTGCAACCTTATATGATCGCCTACTtcaatcaaacaaataaacccctaattaattaaaaacatcaGATATTATAACCTAATTGTATTTGCATCATCATTAATTTCATACCATCAAGGTTCAAGAATGTTTAAGTAGAAACAGTCCAACAGATGGGAAATTAATTAGTACGCTTGAGATAATTATATGGTGATTCAATTAAAACTCATACAGAGACACACTTGTgcgaaagaaacaaaataatatacatatatctaTACCAACCTGAGCAGGAGAAAGGGGTTCACAGGAAACTTGGCCATGATTGTATGAATAAGTAACGCTCAAAAAGATAAAGGATATAAGTGAAGGGCTTACAGCATAGGATGGGATGGGAGGATTAgaatggtgtgtgtatatataggagTAGGCTAGGCCTTACGAGAGGGAGCAAAAATGGAAAGGTTGATTAGAATTGGAGAATTATCCTAATTTTATATCACTTCTTAGAGATTTTAGAAACAAATTTCAACTTGAGAATTTTATCGGAGCCTATATGTTGGGCCCATATGGGATTGCTCCCAAGCATTTTTGCTCATAAATGCTTTTACTACAAGCaattttattcaattcaaatgctttttgaaaaaggaaaacaaaaagaaaaaaagcttatatatatataacctaCAAACACTTTTAAGTTTTTCCCTCAAATGCTTTCAAAAGCTCTCTTATTTGTAAGAAAGCATTATTCTAGACAGGCCTATGTGGAGAGTCACTTCTccatttaatcattttatgtggttttaagtgattttatagAAAGTAAATGAGATGTTCTTCTCTTTGGAAtcgtttaaaataattatatatggagAATCACGTGAGAGGTGCTTCTCTCGATAAGTGGTTTTGACCCTTCCAGCTCTAAAAAGGAGCCCTAAGCAGTCTCAAATGAGTATATCAAATCAATCACATGTGATATTTTCATGGAATagatatttatagttttatcaTATTCCTACATGTGTAATGCTACTTTTAATTAGCACAATATTACACCATTAGAAGTTGAGTTGGACCAAAAAGTACTGGAATCACTCCCACTCCTTTAATTGAGGGGCAAGGACTCGTGTCGAATATTGCATCTTAATTATTCCCTTAATTGGGTGGCATTGGGCATATTATACAGCTAATGCTTTCTTTCTTGCACGACAAGTATTCGTCTTAGGATGACATTACACACATTCATCAGCAAGCTTGCATATACAAGAATGACGATGAAATTCAAGGGGTATGATTTTCACTTTGATCATGTCAaacattatgatttttttatttattttttttaaagggttATAAATACGATTTATTTTCATAGCACTGGTGTGTATCATTCACATTGAGGTAAATGGTGTTGTGCCGGCATGTAGTTTAATTAAGTTTAACCTCCGCAGATTCTTTTGAATGGTTTGAGATGCCCCCTAACATTATTTGAGACGCTTTCTTAGTTGATGATCATAGTCTGAGTCAggttttatgtttatttgtttttcgagttttaattatgaataaaatatcCTCGTACAATTGATGGgactcattaaaaaaaaaaatcaatttaacGATCCATTAACAAGAGAACATTTCcgaatctatatatataaagtaaaaggcagagaatggtgaaacattcaaaataccagaaaatgcccttggttaatgcaaacattaagaattcaaattattaattaaatgaggataatatggtaaattcacactttttcatatttaaaaaaattaaaagaaaaagaaaaagcagataatggatcctatttttatggaacacaactacccattatcttttttaattctaaaataaatttacttattttttaaaaaaaacctctcgcaagcgcggaagcgcgtgcagagaggttAGTATATAATGATCTACAAACTCATTAATCACATGGCCGAAAGTTTTTGATTATTCATGAGTAGTACACTAGTATATTGATCCCCAGATATGGCTTTGAAATTTGCTATAGAGTACCAATGAACTTCAAGCTTGTTAATCACACCCGCATAGTTGTGATTATTTAATATGAGATTACTATTTTCACACTAGAACATtggtaatatatatatcacatgaATTTGCTATAAAATTGGCCAATCCCAATAATTATTCTTAATCAAATTGCAAAAGCGATTGATTCTCAATGCGatgcctcaaaaaaaaaaaaaaaaaaggaaatggaagatgCGTGGGCAATGGGCATCCTCATCTTCTTTTACAATCTTTGAACTCGGTTTttctaaagaaatagtatcgccggcggctatactcggttttaatgttttcaagaaatagtatagccgctcggctatactctatttttattttttaagaagaaatagtatagccgcgcggctatactgggttttgctaattttttaaaaagaaatagtatagccgcatggcgatactcgatttttttaattttttaaagtaatAGTCTAGCCGCTCGGCTCTActctgtttttaattttttaagagaaatagtatagccgcgcggcgatactgaggtttttccttaattttttgtgatgaaaatataattcaaagaaaTGACGATGCTAATACGTGGTTATGGTTGTGGTTGAAGTATGTGGGAGATGGAAGGGTGTGGTTTTGTCTGAGATTTTGGAtgtctcttctttttcttaatgctgtaaataaaattacaaattcgAACTTGTAGAGGCCACTACTAGTTGAAAACATTAAACAACAACTTCAGCACAAACACAAGAAGAGGATAATTATCTTGCAAAAATATCAATGAGGACTATCGACTTTAAGATGTGATGATGCTGAGGCCTTCCTGAACTTGTTTGGGCTTGGAATTTGCACAAGTAAATCGGGCCAGTTGGTTGGTCTGCATTTTTAATGAATAgtgatttcaaatttttaatgaGCAAGCCAATGAGGACTAGTCTAGTAAAAAAGGATATTCATTTGCACATTAGTGGTCTCACTTTCGAACCCCACGACACTTTGACAGTGCCTGTGAAAAGCCCCTCTCCCctttcatgaaaaaaaaaaagaaaaaaaaaagaccttTTAATGAACATAAAACGTCCCATTTGATTGAGAAATCGGTGGCCGATGATTTTGGCTTAGTATGTcgataaatttgttttttgggtggaCAATCTTCTTTAAAGATTAGGAGCTAGAATTAGGAAAAGAGGCAGATTTGGTTGGGATTATTTAGATTTGAAGAGAAGTAATATGCAACTGTAAATTGAGATATGAAGAATGTACAGTGAAATGTATTGGTGTTCTATAAGGAACATCACTTAAATTCATGTGCCAAAGGATCATAAGAACCCTCAATTAGAATTCTAAGAAGATTTCATATCGAAGTTCCTTCTTACATCCAAGTTCAAATTTCTCTTCTcgtaaattatattaatttaaactatcgcttttatcgaagaaaaaaaaatcttaaaataCTGATAAAGCAGGAAATGCACCTTTGTAAATACATTACACTATATATACCTTGGTGCATGATATTTAGAATCTGTACACACATGGGCTTCTTTCCACTTCTGATTaacttctttattttatgggAGATGCAAAGCAATGTGAAGTGGAGGAACATACAAATTATTGGATAATGACAGCCTGACAGGCATTAAATTTGTGTAGGATTTATGCATATAAGTTTTCTAGTGTTTGGGACAACATTAGAGCCAAAGTTGGCTATGGTaattccaattttattttccatatGCTCTTCCAAACAAACAATTGATTTACTATAAGCCTTCAACGATCGATGTGAAACATGTGACTTTCAAGctgattatatttatatactagaattagtatatatatatatatatatatggagcgACAATGCACGTGAGAGGCCTTTTTatagaaatttaaaatatgatatatattGCTACTTTTTTCTGAATATTTCACTTTGAACaccattttctctataatttaaaaaagaagaaaaacagttGACGAGATCTAGCTCAGTAGAAAAATAGCCTTGATTTACAAACTAgtggtctcaagttcgaattccATGACACCTTGATAATGTATGTGAGAAATTCACTCTCCTAATATTTTAtactatcacttgtatttaaaaacaaaaacaaataaacaaacaaataaaaataaaaagtaaggTTGGAAAGTATCTTAGAGATTTTCCTTTCGCACATGAGTTTTGTCCTGAAATTGTCACTATTGAATTTGAGTGCACGTAGATGTATGATGATTAAACGTTATTCATTTTCAATCTCCAAATGTTGTATTTGAATCCCAAAAGGTGCCTGTATGTACCCCAATATATTGTTGTCAAATTTTAAACCTATTATGTAAAATACATGTAAAAGTGAttgatcaataaataaataaaaggcagCAGTTGATTGATTTTGTCAGGGTTGGTATATAAgcaataattttaattagagAGGAAGGAgatttttcacacacacaaatgATGTCATGGGGGTTCGTGTTAAGCTTTCAGAGGGACGGACCATTGGTCTACTACTAGCAACATCAATATTGTCTCTAACTTAACCACATGTTTAGCAGGTGAGGAGTTTTATACAAAATGCATCGATTTTTTTAGGAGTTGAGCCATTTATTATATGGGactttatattttgttaagtaTATCCGATGTGGAACTGTATTGTATTCTTTAACAATTCAAACCTGAGACTTCTGCAAGTCAATGCCCTTTTTCATTAGTCTATACCCCATTAACTATAAGCAATAGCTTTAAATTCGATATTCTAGACTAATAGTGGTTGTTTTC
It encodes:
- the LOC18782175 gene encoding uncharacterized protein LOC18782175, with translation MAKFPVNPFLLLRRSYKVARSVQKAATTMRRTATTESGSSVNDNVANNHDSPQMNQVFWMRDPKTGNWIPESHFEDVDVAELREKLLPNLNNKHKL